From the Methanocorpusculum sp. genome, the window TCCGTAGCATCGGCAGGGTTCGTGATGCTTCTTGCGCCGGTTTCGATGGCGTTCATTGGAATTCCTGCGGGTTCTCTCACGGGAAAATTTGGATGCATGCATCTCTGCAATACTGCTGCCGTAATTATGGCAGCCGGTCTTCTGATTCTTGTGTTCAGTGTCATCCTTACCAGTCTGCCGTTGCTGTTTGCCGGACTTCTTTTGCTTGGGCTTGGCATGGGACTGAATGAAGGGCCAAGCATGCAGAGAATCACTATTCACAGTCCCCGGGAGATGCAGGGGTCTTCGGGTGGTCTGATATTTACGGTAATGAATATCGGATGCATTCTTGGAGTGGCAGTGTTTTCGGTCGCGGCATCACTGGGGTCCGGGAGCGGTGAAGTGTATACTGATCAGGGTGTGGCTATTGCCTGTATTGTGGGTTTGACGGCAACGGTTTTTGCATATGCTGCCTCCCGTCTTGCACGTGACCAAATTCGCTGTTGATCTGTTTTTTTTTAATAAAAAACCCCGTATGTGGGCAATTTCAACGCATAAACTCCCATTATACATACCTTTATTACCTCAGGGGGAAATCAATAAATTAAACCCTTTGGAGGAAAAAAACATGTCAGAACTCTACAAAAAGATGATTACTGAGGCAATGGCTGCACAGCATGCCGATGTCGAAGTGCTTAAAGAAAGACGTGGAAAGCATTTCACGCTCAAAGACGCCCGCCCCTATGTTGAGGCGGTTGCAAAGATGACCGTCGGTCCAAAACAGAGCGCTTCTGTCATCAATCTGCACAAAGACTCAGTGAAGACGCATTTTGACGTTCTCTCTGGTCTGACCAGACATGTCAGGCCCGAAGACGATCCTTTTGTTGAACATTATCAGACGCCTGTCGTTCTTGAGATCCTTCGGGACCAGGATGCAAAGTTTGCAAAAAGTCTGGAGATCTTTGCTGACTCGATCAAAACCCATGAGGCGATCATCGGTAAAGAGGCCGCACGCTGTTATGCAGGTTTCTACGGTCCCACCTGTGTTGTTGACTTTGCTCTGATGCCGGGCTCAACAAGCAATGTCGTCAATCAGATCCTCACAAAAACCGAGATGCCGATCGCTCACAAGCAGGCGATCCTTGCCGCAAAATCATGGGGAATGAACACCTCATATGGTATTGGCGATCTCTTTGCAAAACGTATTGAAGCCGGCGACTCTCTTGCCGAAGCCTCGAGAAAAGAGGTCCGTCAGCTTCAGGATCTCTACCGGAATCCGGTAGATGCTCAGGCGAAACTCATGCAAAAAGCAGGTATGAAATCCTTCTCCGCAAGGAGATATATGGAGAACTACCGTAAAGGCATGGAAAAAACCGTGAAAGCGGCCATCGATGACGGGGTCCATTATGGAAATATCGCCACGATCCCTGCATACTGTGTAGGTGATGTGTCCCACCACATTTCCCAGTCAACATTCAACATGTGCAAGGATGATGTGATCATGGCAACTATCGAGGCGGTCACAAATGTCATCGAAAAGACACTTCTTGCCGCGATTCCAAGCATCAAAACACCCTACCAGCTTCTGAATGTGGCAACCGGTGCTTCTGCTGCGGCAACTGAGTATATTCTGGAGCTTGATGCATTCAATGCTCCAATGATCGTGGATCTTCTGACGAAGAGATATCACAACCTTGTAATGATCAATCCGACCAGGGGGGCAGCTGCCGAACTGCACAACTGTGATTTCATGGATATGATCTACCGCGGATGGAAGATCCTTGATAAAGCCCAGAGAGTTAAGAATGGATCAGGTAAACCGCTCGTACCCAAAATTGATGGAATCCCCATCGATCTCTCACCAATCCATGAGAACGAAGTGCTCATGAACCCCCAGCGCTATGCATATCCGGCATGCGCCATCACCGTTCGTGCCTCTGCTCTTATGCGGCTTGCTGACTATCCGTGTCTTCTGACGAGTGAACCGATTACAGCAACAATGATGACCAACATCATTGCGCTCGACAAAAAGACCGTGGCAGCCCCGGTGCGTTCCTGTAAGAGTTGTGCAACAGCATGTCTTGTCGGAGCTCGGCACCAGTACTGCCAGTACCGAGAGGCTGTCTAGATGAAATGTTACGTGTGTGAGCATGAGGGGGTCGACCGGGATGCAACCGGCGTCTGTATCGTATGCGGCATGGGTCTTTGCACGAAACATATGGTTCGTTCCGATGTTGAGACCTGGGAGGGGGGGTACCCCTTCCCGGCAAAGAAACTGAAGCATCCGATCCCCCGGATACTTTGTCCTGAGTGCAGCAAAGCTTGGAATGGAGAAAAGTAATGGATCTCATTAAGCGTTCTCTCGCAGAACTCGTCGGCACGATGATCCTTGTGTTCATTGGCTGTGGGTCCGTCGTGATGATGCTGATGCTTGCTGCAGGTACGACTACGTCGACCTCATTCGACATAGGAATCGGAGCTCTTGGCGGAATGGGTGACTGGTTAGGTATCAGTGCTGCATTCGGTCTGGCTGTCGCAACAGTAATCTATGCACTTGGAACCGTGTCGGGTGCTCATATCAACCCTGCGGTGAGCATAGCTCTCTGCGCGATCCGGAAGTTCCCGGTGAAGGACACGATCGTATATGTCATTGCCCAATGTATCGGCGCAGCTATTGGCGCAGCGTTGTTGTTCCTTATTATCGGACCAGAATCGCTCAGTGTTGGCGGACTCGGAGCAACTGCCCCGTTCCCCGGGATCTCTCTCTGGCAAGCTCTCCTGGCAGAAATAGTTGGGACGTTTATCCTCATGCTCGTGATCATGGGTGTTGCCGTTAACAAGAAAGCACCTGCAGGGTTTGCCGGTCTTGCAATCGGTGCGGCCGTCACTGCCGTCATCGTCGCAACCGGGAACATTTCAGGCGGCTCGATCAACCCGGCAAGATCCTTTGGTCCTGATTTTATGAGACTGATCTTATCCGGATCTGATGCCCTCTGGACGACATACCCGATCTATATAGCCGGTCCTATTATCGGCGCCGTACTCGCAGCGTTCTTCTATGAGTTCGTTGCGGGAAAACCTGAGTAATCAGGAATACAATCCTATTTTTTAATATGTTCTGTGAAAGCTGCAGTCGCTGGCTAAAAAAAGGGTTATGACCGTTCGCCGTAGATCCTTTTGATCTCGTGCGCCTCGGCGGTTTTGTCTTTTCTGGTAATGATATTTCCTTTCCGAAGTTTGATTCTTGTCACGCGGAACTGTCTGCCGCCAACGGATGTGATGTGATCAACTGTATAGACTTTGTTCCCTTCGACATTCTCGTAAAGCGGGATCGTTATGGCGCCTTTGTTCAGTGAAGCACGAATGATGACCTGATCGACAAGTCTGGCCCAGAGTACTTCTATTTTTTCCGCAGGCAGTTTTTGTCTGCGTGCATTATTTTCCTCGATTGAGGTGACCTCAACACTGAAAGAATCTTCACCCACCTCCGCAACCAGATAATCACCGACCGTGATGGTGTCTCCTTCAATCAGATCGATCGTTCCGGTGTGTGAATCATTTCCATAGCTTACTACGGCCTTTACGGTCAAAACCCGTGGTTCTTTCAAAGTGACCCGCATTACATGTCCGCAGACGGTACATTTTACAACTGCTTCCGGGGGCTCTTTCAGAATCTCAAAGTCTGTTTCCTCGCCGCAGACCGGACAGTCGAGTAGTATGATATCGTTATCCATACCTCATATGTTGTATTTTCAAGGAGATAAGCACACCCTCAAATTGAAAAGACATAACCCGTTTTTCTCTTACACATGTTATATCTGAGTTCACAGACAACACGTATTCAAGCGCATGTCAGTAACCGAAATCATCCACTGTCGCGGACATAAAAATGTATTGGGGCTTCACAAGAGCACGTTTGAGATCACCAAAGAGACTGAACTCTCGCCAAACGGTGATTGTATAATTGCCGTTGGAGCTGACAAGGGAGCAGTCGATTTATCTCCCGAATTCCGTAAGGCAGTCGCGGATGACACGGCGGTCCTTCGCACAACGCTCACCTGCGGGGAACTTTCCGTAACGATTCTCTCCCAGGGCGCATCCGGCATAACGCTGACTCATCCTACGGATATAGTATGGAGGAGAAGCACCTTCGTCTGTCCGAGGACCATTGCCGTCTACAGTGATCACACCGCGTCGCTTCTCCCCCGCGAGCTTGTGGCTGCGTTACAGCGCGGGGCCGAACTTACTGTGACTCTGACGATTGAGGAACTTCAGTGATCGTCAGCTCTGCTTTTTGTAAAAATGTTTCGCATTTCTGGATGAGTGTCATTCCTCTCTGGTGAAGTTTCACTGCCTCCTCGATCGGGGTGTTTGGATCATCAAGCTGTTTTGCGATTTCACGCAGTTCGGCGATCATCTCTTCGTACGTTGGTTCGGTTTCTTTTTTGGTCATTTGATACTCTCCACGACCGATGTAATTTCTCCATCGGCAAGTTTCAGGTTGAGCCGGTCATCTTTGGCGATCTTTTTCACGGAACGGACAACTGCGCCGTCTTTCCACACGAGAGCATATCCTCGTTCAAGCGGTTTGTAAGGATCACGTCCGAGGATGATCTCCTTCTGCGCAAGAAACGCGAGACGTGCATTCGTGATCCTGTTTTGTGCACCTTTCTGCATCATCACTGACCATGCTCTGCATGCCTCCCGTTCAACATCGATTCTTCTGAGAGCTGCTCTTCTGATTCGCTCTTCGAGTTCAGCTGTCTGCTGGTGCATGAGATCCAGTTTTCGGGTCAGGCGGGTAGGATCTACTCTGATCTTCATCTCGGCAACGTTTTTCTGTTCTGCTGAAAGAAGCCAGACCATTCTGTCATGGATGGATCTTCGGTCCTTTTCAAGTTTTTCGAGAAGCACTGAATGGTCAGGGACTACGGTCTCGGCTGCCGCTGAAGGGGTCGGAACTCGTCGGTCTGCGGCAAAATCTGAGAGGGTCGTGTCGGTTTCATGCCCGACCGCGCTGATGATCGGAACAGTTGAGCTCCGGATCGCGGTGACTACATCCGGATGGTTGAAGACGAACAGATCTTCAAAACTCCCGCCGCCTCTAGCGATGATGATCACATCTGCTTTATCCTGCAGAGACTGGATCGCAGACACGATGCCCTTCTCTGCTCCGTCACCTTGAACAGATGTACCTGCGAGCAGGATCGGCAGAGGAAACCGTCTGCCGATAACATTTATGATGTCCTGCAGGACCGATCCGGTTTTTGAGGTAACGATCCCGATGTTTCTTGGAAAAAGCGGCGGGTCACGAATTTCTGCCTGCGGCCTCGGGATGATCCCTTTTGCCTCCAGCTCTTTTCTCCACTGTTCTTTCAGAAGGTAAAGTCCTGCTTTTCCAAAAAGCGCTGGTTCCATTTTCTTGATGATGAACTGGAGTCTTCCCCCTGCCGGATAAAAATCAACCAGACCTGTTGCTTGGATAAGCATGCCGTCTTTCACAGAAAATGGGAGATTTTTGACCGAATATTTCCACATCACGCAGGATATGGATGCTGGATTATCCCCTTGTTCAGTTAGTGAGAAGTATAGATGCCCGGACGCATTCGGACGATATCCGGTGATCTCTCCTCTGACAACGATATCGGTGAGAAGCGGGCAGTCAACAACTTCACGTATCCGCTTTGCAAGTTCAGATACGCTAAGGGTGGTGTCTGAAGCTCCTAGCGTTGAGTTTTCCGTAATCGGAGTAAGAAGCGAGGACTCTGACTCCTCGTTACCAAACGCAAGCGTCTTTTGCTGAGCTATCCGCTTCTTTCCTGCCATATACGATACATTTAGTTGCTGACATGAGAAATATAACGGTCAATGATCCGACTCGCCGCGTCTTCTATGTTCTTTCATGAATATGAACCTCAGGAAATTTTTGCCGCAGTAGAGATAGCCGGAGCCGATACAATTGAGTTCTGGATGGAAACTCCGACTTTCTGGATGCGAGGGGCGAACGTCTCAGAACTTATCGAGTTGTTGGATCTCTACCCTGCCTTTGCGAAGATCGCGATGCATGCCCCGGTATTCGAACTGAATCCCTGCTCATTTAATGCAAAGGTTGCGGACCTGACAGCAGAATACACGCTAGCCTGTATGGATATTCTGGAGCAGCTTGGCGGAGGTGTTCTCACCATCCATCCCGGAAAGCGGACATCCAAACGTCCCATCAGCCCGATCGACAAAGAACGGTTTGTTCATTATATTGATAGAGTGGGTAATGCCGCTGTCGGCAGCTCAGTCACCGTTGCTCTTGAAAATATGCCGCCCGCGGTGAATGCCCACATGGTCACGGCAAAGGAGATCCGTACTGTTCTGGATGAGTATGCCTGGCTCTCATTCACGTGGGATTATGCTCATGCATGCCTGACAGGTGATCCGTTTTCCTTCCCCCGGGAATGCGGCGAGCGAATCGTGAATATTCATACAAGTAAGGGTGACCGGAAGTCAATGCACTCGCCGCTTGCCGGAACACCAGAAGCGACCGAACTCAGAAACGTTCTTTCAGAGATAGGATATGGAGGTCTGATGACTTTCGAACTTGAAGACCTGAGCCTTGAACCGCATGATAATAATCTCTGTCCTTGTCCCTTGTCCTATGAGAAAAAGACCGCGATCCTCGCTCGTGAAGTTGAAGAGTTTTCCCGATGCCGATGTATTTAAGAAAACATACGTATAAATTAATATAGAGATTTTAACCAATGGCTGTTCCCAGACATAAAAATAGATCTGCCGCATATGCGGCGTGGACGTTATGGTAGTTTATACGAATATCATCATTTTTATCATCTTGCTGATCTGTTCGGCCTTTTTTTCGGCCTCTGAGGTTGCCCTTGTGGGTATTAGCCGTGCAAAGGTTCGTGCACTTTCCGACACCGGTAAACGGGGAAAACGGCTTGAAAAATTAAAAAATAAGCCGGATCATTTCCTAATTACGATCCTGATCGGTAATAATATCGCAAACGTCGGGGCTGCTGCTCTTGCGACTGCCGTTGCCTTGGAGTTTTTCCAGAACAACGGGGTTGCGATCGCGACTGGAGTTGTAACTCTCCTGCTGCTGGTATTTGGTGAGATCGGTCCAAAGACCTATGCCAACCGTCAGCTGGAACGTGTTGCACTGTTTGTTGCAACACCAATCTATTTCCTAACGAAGCTCCTATCACCGTTCTTCTATATTTATGACCGGTTCCGGAAGAAGAACACTTCTCCGTCAGTGACTGAAGAGGAGATCCGTGAATGGATCGATGTTGGAGAGATGGAAGGAGCAATCGAAGAGGAAGAGAAGGAGATGATCTACTCTGTTCTCCGGTTCAATGATACAACGGCAAAAGAGATCATGACGCCGAGACCTGATGTTGCGGTGATCGAGGATACTGTGACCCTTGAAGAAGCTGTTTCACATTTCAGGGAAACCGGTTTTTCACGTGTACCGGTGTATCATGACAAGACTGACAACATCGTCGGAACCCTCAACTTCAAGGATCTCTTTAATGCCTACTCGACAGATAACCGCAAAGCCTCTGTCAAGACCCTGATGCTTGATGTCTACTGCGTGCCTGAATCAAAGAAGATCGATGTTCTTCTTCGCGAACTTCAGGTGCGGCGTGTCCATATGGCGATCATCCTGGATGAGTTTGGGGGATTTTCTGGTGTTGTGACGTTCGAAGACATTCTTGAGGAGCTCGTTGGCGATATCATGGATGAATCCGACGGCGATGAAGTCTCAGATATTATTCCGATCGGTGAAGGTCTGTATATGATCGACGCGCAGGTCCGTGTTGCCCAGTTAAATGACCGGTTTGATATTTCCCTCCCAGAGGATCCGGGAAATTATGAAACGATCGGCGGTCTGGTCTTCTCTCAACTGGGTCATATCCCCCGTCTCGGAGAGTCGATCCCGCTTCCCCGGAAAAACATCACGCTTGTTGTAACCAAGATGCGGGGAAGGCAGATCCTGAAGGTCAAAATGATCCTTCCTCCTCCGGAATATGATGATCAGGATATAAGCGGGGAGTAACCCCGTTACTTTTTTAGATCCCTGCGTAGAGTTTTTTCCACTTTTCAACGATCCGGTAGCTGGGATTTGCTTTCAGGATAAGGTCCCGAATCACCTGCGGATCATCTGGCAGATGATACGTGCACACAGAGATCTTTGGTCCCTGTTTTGCAAGAGTCTCTTGTGCTCCGACGAGCATCCGGCGTTCAGATCCTTCTATGTCTGCTTTAATGAAATCCACGGTCAGGGAGTTTTCTGCACAAAAAGCATCTATGGTGGTGACAGGTACCGTTTCCTGTCTGCCTTTCTGATCGAAGATCATGGATGAGCCGACCAGTGTATCTGTGAGGACTGTAAATGTGGCGTTACCAGCCGTATCACCGACTGCGTAAGGAATGATTTTCACCTGATTAGCGAGATCCTGATTGAGTTCAAGTGTTTTCTGGAGAATGCCTCTCGCTTCACGGATCGGCTCGAATGCATAGACCTCGGCCCCTTTGGATGCTGCAAGGATGGAAAACACTCCAAGATTTGCCCCGCAGTCAAATACCACATCCCCAGTATCGATCCTGACGTCTCCCCATTCGTAGGGTCCTTCATCGGTGTAATGATATCTCCCAAGCAGAGCAGGATAGAGAATATCTCCGATCTCCATCGCGTAATATGCCTCTTCGCGGGTCGGATGTGTCTCGTGGGAAAGGACAGGCAGCCGGATCCCGCCGATTTCAAGACAGTCTTTCGATTTTATATAATATCTATCGAAGATTTTCCGATATTGATTTCGGTAAAAATCTTCTGTTCTGCTGTTTTTCGTCAGTTGATAGCGTAGACGGTCAAAAAACGGAACCTCATGCATCGTCGGGTATCACTTTCTTGTTTGCTGCTTCACGTTTGACGATCCGGAAACTGGCAATAGAGCCGATCATGATATTTGAGTAATACAGGATCATTCGCAGGAGGACAACAAAGAGTCCAACAACTGAACTTGGGATGATGAGGGAGTAAAATCCTGCGTAGGCGAGTTCCGCAATACCAGCTGCTCCCGGGGTTAACGGGACCATCATTATGACTGCGATGATCAGCTGGAACACGATCGACAAAAGCACATTCGGCGGATATCCAAGTCCCATGAGAATGATCGATGCAACCGAATACTCGCAGGCCCACAGACAAAATGTCAGTATAAATCCAATAAACAGTCCCCACTTAGCTTTTCCGGCAAAGAGCTTGAACGTGTTATAGAATTGATCGACTCCGTCATTGATCTGTTCGGTTATTTTCTCGATCTTTTCGGGGTTCATTTTCTTCATAAACAGCCCCCCGATCTTCAGCGAGAGCTTTTTGATGAGGGCCGGTTTTCGCATTACTGCGACCAGAATTATCAGAAGTCCGGTAAAAAATGCCGTCCCGCACCAGGCTGCGATGATCAGACCTTCCGGGATCTCTCCGTTATTGTATACAAAGGAGAAGAGTCCCATGGCCAAGATCACTCCGAGGACCATGAGGACAGCTTCCATGAGTCTTTCGATCAAGACCACTGCCGTTGCGTCCGCCACCGGCATATTTGCCTTGTAAAGCTCGTGGATCCTGACCGGCTCTCCACCAATTTGTGAGGGAGTGATGGCCGCAACCAGTTGTCCTGCACATACCATATTGAGGGAGTGACCAAACGGTACTTTGTATCCCAGAGATCGGCACATAACCACGATCCTGGCGGCCCAAAAACACATGGCAAGCATGTGTATCATGAATGCAAGAAGCAGATATAATGGATTTAACTGCTGAATAGCAATGATAGTATCTTCGTTGAATGTCAGAAGTACGACTATCAGAAGAACCGCGAGCGACAACCCGATTGAGATCCAGAGAAATTTTTTCTGCTTTGCATCCATGCTATTCAATAAACGTTGATTGCTGAGAATTTATATTTAGAGGTTTACCGGCTCATCTTTCTGAGTTTTTGACTCGCGGCGGACGATTATCATGCTTGCGATGAATCCAATGACGATATTGAAGTAATACATGATAAGCCGCCACAAGAGAACAAACACACCTATTAGAGAAGTTGGGATAATCAGGGCGTAGAATCCTGCCATGGATACTTCAGCAATTCCTACTCCGCCGGGTGTGAGAGGGATCATCATGATCACGGTAATGAGGATCATGAAGATGAACGAGAGAATGTAGTTTGGCGGCAGACCGAGCCCGACCATCAGAACGGAGGCGATCACAAATTCGTTGATCCAGTAGAGGGCACTGAACACGAGCCCGTAGAACATTCCTGTTTTTGATTTACCAGTGAAGTGTCGAAGTGTCGCATAGAATTTTTCCATGTGCATGTCGATTTTTCTCTGATATTCTTGAATGACATCCGGTGATTTTTTCCGGCCAAGCAGGTGAAGCAGTTTGTTTACAACTCTGTTTGACCATGCATGGTTTTTGGCAATGATCAGGAATAGGATGAGAAGGCCTGCGAAGACTCCGGCTCCAATGTACGCAACGATCATGTATGCTTCCGGGAAGTTGAGGTCGGCAAAAAACATTCCAAGAAGAAACACGCCAATTACCGTCCCCCCTGCAAGCACGATTGCATCGAATACTCGCTCCATGATTACTACTGCAGTAGCTTCTCCACCGGGAACATGTACTTTGGTGAGTTCATAGACTCTGACCGGTTCACCGCCGATCTGGGAGGGGGTAACTGACGCAAGGAACATATTGGAACAGACGAGATTGAATGAATGGATAAACGGCACTTTATAGCCGAGCGATCTGCACATGAGTTTGATGCGTAGCGCCCAGAAGCCAAGGGAGATTATATGCATGCCAAATGCAAGGAGAATGATCCACGGATTGCATTTCTCTAGTTCAATAAGTGTGGTGGTGTCAATGGTGAGGATCAACATCACAAAAAGAACGACAAAACTGATACCCAGAGAAATAAACAGCCATCTCTTTTGTGATTTATCCATAGTTACCCCAGAATGATGACTACTAGTTGAACCGAATCTGATATATGTTTTGTAGTTGATAGAGGGTCGGAGACCCGAGATCATGAGCAAGGCAGAATGCCTTGCGAAAGGGAGAGGTGCAAAGCCCCGAATCCTTGAGCAAGGTAGAATAACTTGCGACTTGATGAGGGCCGAAGTCTCACTTCCGATTCAACGATATTAGTGTAGCTGAGAATCAGGTTTCGATCCCGTACTCTTTCAAAGCAATCAAAGATCTCAGGGTTACCCACTTGGAGGGCTCTCCCTTTTTCTCAATTGAGATAAGAGTTCTGCCGTTGAAAGTATTTTCCAGTTTCCAAGTTCCATTATCCAGACGCTTCTTTTTTAGTATATCAACGGCATCCTGCAGCCTTGAATCACGAATTCCTAGTTCATGAAAAATAACGAGCAGTTCCAGAATGTCGGTCTGATACATGAGAGGGAATCCGAATTTCAGCCACCCGGGTTTGGCAACTTCCTGAAGATTGTGACTCTTTTTATAGAGATGGTGTATCAGGAAATACTCCGTCAACTTTTCAATAGTCTCATTGATTTCAATGGTTCGCTGGTCATTTGGGATAGCAGTTAACCCCTTCAGTGTTTTGGCAACCCCCATATGGCACGAATGAGCTCCGAAGCACATTTTCCGTCGGTCATACAGCTCTCCTTTCGGCGGCTGAAGGATGCCGTCATCTGCCCGCTGATACGTCGTGATCCATTGGATGGCCTGC encodes:
- a CDS encoding nitrogen fixation protein NifH: MKESIDPDVLNWLLEKEDPSIRYFTLTSLMGRDQDDPEVKEARLSIMTEGVVPKIMARQNGDGSWGDPLRFYRDKYQGTSWTLLILAELGANPDDPGIRRACEFILRHSQEPVHGGFSYDTSEKTGTGLPGGVIPCLTGNMMFSLVKLGYQNDPRVTQAIQWITTYQRADDGILQPPKGELYDRRKMCFGAHSCHMGVAKTLKGLTAIPNDQRTIEINETIEKLTEYFLIHHLYKKSHNLQEVAKPGWLKFGFPLMYQTDILELLVIFHELGIRDSRLQDAVDILKKKRLDNGTWKLENTFNGRTLISIEKKGEPSKWVTLRSLIALKEYGIET